In the Colletotrichum higginsianum IMI 349063 chromosome 7 map unlocalized unitig_7, whole genome shotgun sequence genome, one interval contains:
- a CDS encoding UbiD family decarboxylase encodes MVFTHSVDPVWFLWSVREASTAMLVGNLVLGLPILRTCWRFFVPRNDSSSGAKSSKASSGATGDSSASAALEPTSSRSAPTARVAINSVYTDIELHGKDGTQGMTRRLSVRQESV; translated from the coding sequence ATGGTCTTCACCCACTCAGTCGATCCCGTCTGGTTCCTGTGGAGCGTTCGAGAGGCTAGCACAGCGATGCTGGTCggcaacctcgtcctcggcttgCCGATCCTCCGGACCTGCTGGCGGTTCTTCGTCCCCAGAAATGACAGCAGCTCGGGGGCCAAGTCATCAAAGGCGAGCTCGGGCGCCACGGGCGACTCGTCTGCGTCAGCAGCTTTGGagccgacctcgtcgaggtcggcgccgacggcgcgggtGGCGATCAATAGCGTTTACACGGACATCGAGCTTCACGGCAAGGACGGTACGCAGGGCATGACACGGAGGCTGTCGGTCCGGCAGGAGAGCGTATGA
- a CDS encoding FluG domain-containing protein — protein MVEQNAASLTAVGCQPAKKRTDDDVIYLGTYKVKDSTHTVDASQSTTERNSQIRRDHVSSTRSGLRKTHHGRIDTASTLKIPAEMTYKHVRLGVMKDLADLRRAVYGFFDRAGRLRRRTEISKRPGTADLVPWLSAALVAHDQVEYRPCFRGLTHRQLFREMRVAVMLDDVALMFKYCRPTVKNDHFDDQHLVERERAVQRIDFIRCNHPQCQYDPSSRHWMRSDDMYGP, from the exons ATGGTTGAGCAGAATGCGGCATCTTTGACGGCGGTAGGttgccagccagccaagAAACGAACCGACGACGATGTGATCTATCTCGGCACCTACAAAG TGAAGGATTCTACTCATACCGTCGATGCCTCTCAGAGCACAACCGAGCGAAACAGCCAAATTCGTCGAGACCACGTATCATCAACTCGGTCAGGGCTTCGAAAGACCCATCACGGGAGAATTGATACGGCTTCCACGCTGAAAATACCTGCCGAGATGACCTACAAGCATGTCAGACTTGGTGTGATGAAGGACCTTGCCGATTTGCGTCGAGCTGTATATGGGTTCTTTGACCGTGCAGGGAGGCTTCGCCGCCGTACAGAGATCTCAAAACGCCCCGGTACAGCTGATCTAGTTCCTTGGTTGAGCGCCGCTCTTGTCGCTCATGATCAAGTCGAATATCGTCCATGCTTCCGAGGATTAACACATCGACAA CTTTTTCGGGAAATGAGGGTCGCCGTAAtgctcgacgatgtcgcTCTGATGTTCAAGTACTGCCGGCCTACGGTCAAAAATGACCACTTTGACGACCAGCATCTGGTAGAAAGAGAGCGTGCTGTACAGCGTATCGATTTCATTCGGTGCAACCATCCTCAATGCCAGTATGACCCAAGTTCCCGACATTGGATGCGTTCAGACGACATGTACGGACCTTAA